The following coding sequences are from one Comamonas koreensis window:
- a CDS encoding ZIP family metal transporter, translating to MTLIAIVLATLAAGLGSVWVAAALMRTGIGSQGSRFGAQHLLSLAAGALLATAFVHLLPEAFESQINPKALFVVLLLGLVFFFLLDKAELWHHGHEHRHALPEERGHAHGEHADGEHADGQHGHAHHHHGHTHNNSAGGWSLLTGDSVHCFGDGILIASAFMADMWLGIVAAISVLAHEVPHHMGDLVVLSGNGSRSQSKVALLKLSLAGAVTALGGVVGYFLVSSLADFLPYFLAIASSSFIYVALADLIPQLQRQLTAKQTVQQVVWLAIGMVVVSAVSTWAHGDHDHHGHGPAAQHEAHGANDAHGDHDGHKH from the coding sequence ATGACTTTGATCGCAATCGTGCTGGCGACCCTTGCTGCCGGTTTGGGCAGCGTGTGGGTGGCCGCAGCGCTGATGCGCACGGGCATTGGCAGCCAGGGCAGCCGCTTTGGTGCCCAGCACCTGCTGAGCCTGGCCGCAGGCGCCTTGCTCGCTACCGCCTTTGTGCATTTGCTGCCCGAGGCTTTCGAGAGCCAGATCAACCCCAAGGCGCTGTTTGTGGTGCTGCTGCTGGGGCTGGTATTTTTCTTTTTGCTGGACAAGGCGGAGCTCTGGCACCACGGCCATGAGCACCGCCATGCGCTGCCCGAAGAGCGCGGCCATGCCCATGGCGAGCATGCGGACGGCGAGCACGCCGATGGCCAGCATGGCCATGCACACCACCACCACGGCCACACGCACAACAACAGCGCGGGCGGCTGGTCGCTGCTGACCGGCGACAGCGTGCACTGCTTTGGCGATGGCATTCTGATTGCCTCGGCCTTCATGGCCGATATGTGGCTGGGCATTGTGGCGGCCATCTCGGTGCTGGCCCATGAGGTGCCCCACCACATGGGTGACCTGGTCGTGCTGTCGGGCAACGGCAGCCGCAGCCAGAGCAAGGTGGCGCTGCTCAAGCTATCGCTCGCCGGCGCGGTGACGGCGCTGGGCGGCGTCGTCGGCTATTTCCTGGTCAGCTCACTGGCGGACTTTCTACCGTACTTTCTGGCCATTGCGTCGAGCAGCTTTATCTATGTGGCCCTCGCCGATCTGATCCCGCAGCTGCAGCGCCAGCTGACGGCCAAGCAGACGGTGCAGCAGGTGGTCTGGCTGGCCATCGGCATGGTGGTGGTGAGCGCGGTCAGCACCTGGGCGCATGGCGACCATGACCACCATGGGCATGGCCCGGCCGCGCAGCATGAGGCCCATGGCGCGAATGACGCGCATGGGGACCACGACGGGCACAAACACTGA